A segment of the Siphonobacter curvatus genome:
TAGGATACAAACCAGGGTTCGCCTTTCAGAAAATAGTACAACCGCAGCGAAACGCTACCAATGATAAACGCAACAAGTATTTTAGGCAAATGGCGGGTAGGAACGAAGAAAACCAGGAACGGGAAGAAGATGTAAAACTGTTCTTCCACTGCCAGCGACCACAAGTGGTCCATCGACCCCAGCCAGGTTTCGTAGTGGGCAATGTAAATATTGGTAGCATACAACGCCAGCCAGAGAAATTTTTCGCGGGCAGGCGGTACGTTAAACAGAACCAGTAGGAAAATAACGAGGTAATAAATGGGGAAAATCCGGATGGTACGGCGAATGAAGAATTTCTTCAGATACGTACTTAGACCATTTTCACGGGGCTGGTACTGATGCTTGCTCTCAATCAGAATACGGGTAATGAGAAAGCCACTCAGTACAAAAAAGATCGTAACCCCAATGGGGCCAATGGGAAGGGTATTGAACCCGGCCAGCAGGTGATCGTATAAAACCAGAAATACAGCGATAAAGCGGATTCCGTCCAGTTGCTTGAAGTAGGATTCCTGTTTTATTGCGGTTCTTGGTACATCTATCGGGGTTGCTGACATGGAAACGATGAATTTATATCGCAGTATGCTATGGTCGGTTGAACAGAATCAGGTAAAACGAGCAAAGGCTGACTAACCTTTGGAATAAACCAAAGGAGCCTAATTAACTCTAATGACTTACGAACGGAAAGTACAGGCTGTGGATGAGCTATGAATCAGTCCTTTGAAGCCGTGAATACTACTGATTCCATTCAAAATCAGGGGCTAATTTCTTAAAGTTCTTTCAAATAGCCTTGAATTATTTTTTGGTAAAACCGTTCACCCATCCATTCCTATGGTTCTGATCATTGCTGAAAGCCTCTGACAATGAGTTAGTTTTATTGGAATTAATCCGCGAAATTTGTTGTACGATCTACGCTGCCTTAAAGTATTTTAACGCTCCAGATGAATGAGTAAGGTCGTTTTGACGTTACTAAATTAATTCCCTCGAATTTTTTGATTGGCTTCGGCTAACCTAACCATACCCTGATTTCCACCTGATTTGGTTTATGGAAGCACTTTCTGTTTTTACGGGTACCTCTACACCGCTTTTGATGAATGGGTCGAAAGAGCGAATCGTCGTGATTCCGACTTATAATGAAATTGAAAATATTGAAACGGTTCTTCGGAAGGTTATGAGCCTGGAGCCGACTTTCGATGTCCTGATTGTAGATGATGGTTCCCCCGATGGTACGGCTCTTAAAGTGAAACAA
Coding sequences within it:
- a CDS encoding acyltransferase family protein, with translation MSATPIDVPRTAIKQESYFKQLDGIRFIAVFLVLYDHLLAGFNTLPIGPIGVTIFFVLSGFLITRILIESKHQYQPRENGLSTYLKKFFIRRTIRIFPIYYLVIFLLVLFNVPPAREKFLWLALYATNIYIAHYETWLGSMDHLWSLAVEEQFYIFFPFLVFFVPTRHLPKILVAFIIGSVSLRLYYFLKGEPWFVSYVLMPTSLDSFGLGGFLAYLYIFQLGHFQRIFRHTALVWLGLIILGGSLYWYHISADPHQSLNSVFERLAGSIFAFFLIGKAILGYDGVMKWVLENPVSIYLGRISYGIYLYHNFVYNHYHTPPTHPVYRLMHRIYREIPALEESYLFNFAAYTLLTILVATLSWYVIEKPINNLKNRFRY